Proteins from one Silurus meridionalis isolate SWU-2019-XX chromosome 3, ASM1480568v1, whole genome shotgun sequence genomic window:
- the stk17b gene encoding serine/threonine-protein kinase 17B, translating into MARRRVEGRGGLLADIQTPILTEPLDSLFHITGEIGRGKFAVVKKCVEKATGKEFAAKFVRKRRRGRDCRADVLHELAVLEVARCNPRIVDLHAAYENEHDIVLLLEYAAGGEIFDHCVSDELLSEGQIVRLIRQILEGVNLLHQTNVVHLDLKPQNILLTSLNPLGDIKIVDFGLARRLGSVGELREIVGTPEYVAPEILNYEPITTATDLWSVGVITYMLITGESPFAGEDKQQTFLNVSQVNVDYGKEAFSRMSELAVHFIRELLVKAPEDRPSAADCLRHPWLWQQCLSPELPPLPPVSQRVPRERSGGAKWSSAPGDLEDKENILDSPQSKRFRFEDDAQAPRDINI; encoded by the exons ATGGCCCGGAGGCGGGTGGAGGGTCGCGGTGGGCTCCTGGCGGATATCCAGACCCCAATACTGACCGAGCCGCTTGACTCACTTTTCCACATCACCGGAGAGATCGGCAG GGGGAAGTTTGCAGTGGTAAAGAAATGCGTGGAGAAGGCGACGGGTAAAGAGTTCGCTGCGAAGTTCGTGCGGAAGCGTCGCCGAGGTCGTGACTGCAGGGCTGATGTGCTCCACGAGCTGGCGGTGCTGGAGGTAGCCAGGTGCAACCCTCGCATCGTCGACTTGCATGCCGCCTACGAGAACGAGCACGACATCGTCCTGCTGCTCGAATA TGCGGCAGGTGGTGAGATCTTTGACCACTGCGTGTCTGACGAGCTGCTGTCCGAAGGCCAGATCGTTCGTTTGATCCGACAGATTCTTGAAGGCGTCAATTTGCTCCACCAGACCAACGTGGTCCACCTTGACCTAAAG CCTCAAAACATTCTTCTGACCAGTCTGAATCCTCTGGGGGACATTAAGATCGTAGACTTCGGGCTGGCGAGGCGTCTCGGCTCTGTCGGAGAACTGCGAGAGATCGTGGGGACGCCAGAGTATGTAG ctCCAGAAATCCTGAACTATGAGCCCATCACTACCGCCACAGATCTCTG GAGCGTCGGCGTGATCACGTACATGCTGATCACAGGGGAGTCACCGTTCGCCGGCGAGGACAAGCAGCAGACATTCCTGAACGTCTCGCAGGTGAACGTGGACTACGGCAAGGAGGCCTTCTCTCGCATGTCCGAGCTCGCTGTGCATTTCATCCGGGAACTGCTGGTCAAAGCGCCAGA GGACCGTCCGAGTGCCGCCGACTGTCTGAGACACCCCTGGTTGTGGCAGCAGTGCCTAAGCCCCGAACTCCCTCCTCTTCCGCCCGTAAGCCAGCGTGTCCCCAGAGAACGCAGCGGTGGTGCCAAGTGGTCTTCGGCTCCCGGGGACCTCGAGgacaaagaaaacattttggatTCGCCACAGTCCAAGAGGTTCCGCTTCGAGGATGACGCTCAGGCGCCGCGAGACATCAACATCTAA